In the genome of Xanthobacteraceae bacterium, one region contains:
- a CDS encoding response regulator, protein MSERQTVHVIDDDDAARDSLHFLLETAGLNPITYETAGAFLKNLPAANEGCIITDVRMPGMTGIELLKTLKTRSFPLPVIVITGHGDIPLAVEAMREGAADFLEKPYNDEALLQSISRAIASANSAAKADDAKAEILRRIAELSGREAEVMAGLVAGKSNKIIAIELDISPRTVEIYRANVMTKMNADSLPALVRMAIAAGFPGDHA, encoded by the coding sequence ATGTCTGAACGCCAAACCGTCCATGTCATCGACGACGATGACGCCGCGCGCGACTCGCTTCATTTTTTGCTGGAGACAGCAGGGCTTAACCCGATCACCTACGAAACCGCCGGCGCGTTCCTGAAGAACCTCCCGGCAGCGAACGAAGGCTGCATCATCACCGACGTACGCATGCCCGGCATGACCGGCATCGAACTTCTGAAAACACTCAAAACCCGCAGCTTTCCTCTGCCCGTGATCGTCATCACGGGCCATGGCGACATTCCGCTCGCGGTCGAGGCAATGCGCGAAGGAGCTGCCGACTTTCTCGAAAAGCCATACAACGACGAGGCGCTGCTGCAATCCATTTCGCGCGCCATCGCCTCCGCGAACTCGGCAGCCAAAGCAGACGACGCGAAAGCCGAAATCCTGCGGCGCATCGCCGAACTTTCCGGGCGCGAAGCGGAAGTTATGGCGGGACTCGTCGCCGGGAAATCGAACAAGATCATCGCCATCGAGCTAGACATCAGCCCGCGCACGGTCGAGATCTACCGCGCCAATGTCATGACCAAGATGAATGCCGACAGCTTGCCGGCTCTCGTGCGCATGGCAATCGCCGCGGGTTTCCCCGGCGATCACGCATAA
- a CDS encoding carbonic anhydrase translates to MGRTLEPLLARNVHWVEQKIASDPEFFSRMATQQSPNYLWIGCSDSRVTANDVLELDPGQVFVHRNIANVVHTSDLNILSVLEFAVEHLKVQHIIVCGHYGCGGIARVFAPERGELFDHWLQPVSMFYRKHRKIFDALPPSQRLDRMCEINIEMQVRRLAATPIVENAWAGGQELHLHGWIYRIATGRLHDLGPHLSSIAERDALASIDDCVTGA, encoded by the coding sequence ATGGGCCGTACGCTCGAACCGCTGCTTGCCCGGAATGTGCATTGGGTGGAGCAGAAAATTGCGAGCGATCCGGAGTTCTTCTCGCGGATGGCGACGCAGCAGAGTCCGAACTATCTATGGATCGGTTGCTCCGATAGCCGTGTAACCGCGAACGATGTGCTCGAATTGGACCCTGGGCAGGTCTTCGTACACCGGAATATCGCGAATGTCGTGCACACAAGCGATCTGAACATTCTTTCGGTGCTGGAATTCGCGGTCGAGCATTTGAAAGTGCAGCACATCATTGTTTGCGGACACTACGGCTGCGGCGGTATTGCGCGCGTATTCGCGCCTGAGCGGGGAGAGTTGTTCGACCATTGGCTGCAACCGGTCTCCATGTTTTACCGGAAACACCGGAAGATTTTCGATGCACTTCCGCCGTCGCAAAGGCTCGATCGTATGTGCGAGATCAACATCGAGATGCAGGTGCGAAGGCTCGCCGCAACGCCGATCGTCGAGAATGCCTGGGCGGGTGGGCAGGAACTGCACCTTCATGGCTGGATCTATCGCATCGCCACGGGCCGTCTGCACGATCTCGGCCCGCATCTCTCCTCAATTGCGGAGCGCGACGCGTTGGCTTCGATCGACGATTGTGTTACCGGCGCATAG
- a CDS encoding CBS domain-containing protein, with amino-acid sequence MKAKHVMVSPVKTGHVDMTVREVAQLLTENRISALPIVDGAGKLIGIVSEGDLIYRAEIGTQRHRSWWLSLFTSNTQLAEEYSRAHTKSVRDLMTRDVITVDPETPLSDIARMFERRRIKRVPVLQDGNLVGIVTRANLVQAIASAPQKVHRPLSDEQIREKVQKRLEAEAWTNPIMVNVTVNEGIVNTFGAVRSEAERNAIRVVIEDIAGVKSINDNIVLEPLPGWA; translated from the coding sequence ATGAAAGCCAAGCATGTAATGGTTTCGCCGGTGAAAACCGGACATGTGGACATGACGGTTCGCGAAGTCGCGCAGCTTCTCACCGAAAACCGCATCAGCGCGCTTCCGATCGTTGACGGCGCCGGGAAACTGATCGGCATCGTCAGTGAAGGCGACCTGATCTATCGCGCCGAAATCGGAACGCAACGGCATCGTTCGTGGTGGTTGTCGCTATTTACCAGCAATACGCAGCTCGCGGAGGAGTATTCCCGCGCCCACACGAAAAGCGTGCGGGATCTCATGACCCGCGACGTGATAACGGTCGATCCCGAAACGCCGTTGTCCGACATTGCACGAATGTTCGAGCGGCGCCGCATCAAGCGGGTGCCGGTTCTTCAGGATGGAAATCTGGTCGGTATCGTAACCCGTGCCAATCTTGTGCAGGCGATTGCCAGCGCGCCGCAGAAGGTTCACCGCCCGCTTAGCGACGAGCAGATTCGCGAGAAAGTTCAGAAGCGGCTCGAAGCCGAAGCCTGGACCAATCCGATCATGGTCAATGTCACGGTCAACGAAGGCATCGTGAATACGTTCGGTGCGGTCCGCTCGGAAGCGGAGCGCAATGCAATCCGCGTCGTCATCGAAGACATAGCGGGCGTTAAATCGATCAACGACAACATCGTGCTCGAACCGCTTCCGGGCTGGGCCTGA
- a CDS encoding PAS domain S-box protein — protein MRNPWSRYAAVVPIVALAFAVRAILQPLIGNEALFLLFVPAVLAAATIGGFGPGVAATVLSVAVGDIFYFWQSVSLANLTANSIGFLVSGIAIAAFGGWMRTTRRAAAAREAHLNSILDTVPDAMIVIDSKARIQSFSAAAERLFGYRAQEMWGHNVSMLMPSPYREAHDGYMERYLRTGERRIIGIGRVVVGERKDGSTFPMELAVGEMILGPDRFFTGFVRDLTERQETDARLQELQAELVHISRLSAMGEMASTLAHELNQPLTAIANYMKGSSRIVAEIQSDRVPVLKSALDKSAEQALRAGQIIRRLRDFVERGESERSIDSLSKIIEEASALALVGAKESGIHVRMRLDPEGDLALVDRIQIQQVLLNLIRNAIDAMKQSLRKELSILKHAPVNGMVVVSVADTGPGIDPEIRDQLFQPFVTTKSDGMGVGLSISRTIIDAHGGKLWVEENPDGGATFRFSLPVAREHKGEENV, from the coding sequence ATGCGCAATCCGTGGTCGCGCTATGCCGCCGTAGTCCCGATTGTCGCACTGGCCTTCGCCGTGCGGGCCATCCTGCAGCCGCTGATCGGCAACGAGGCGCTGTTTCTCTTGTTTGTTCCCGCGGTTCTGGCCGCGGCAACAATCGGCGGATTCGGACCGGGGGTGGCCGCGACTGTGCTGAGCGTAGCGGTCGGCGATATTTTCTATTTTTGGCAAAGCGTATCCTTGGCCAATCTGACGGCGAACAGCATCGGTTTTCTCGTTTCCGGCATTGCCATTGCCGCGTTCGGCGGCTGGATGCGTACCACCCGGCGGGCGGCCGCAGCGCGCGAAGCACACCTCAACTCGATTCTCGACACCGTGCCCGACGCGATGATCGTTATCGACAGCAAGGCACGCATCCAGTCCTTCAGCGCCGCAGCCGAGCGCCTGTTCGGCTATCGCGCGCAGGAAATGTGGGGACACAATGTGAGCATGCTGATGCCCTCGCCTTATCGCGAGGCGCATGACGGTTACATGGAGCGCTATTTGCGCACGGGTGAACGCAGGATCATCGGCATTGGGCGTGTTGTCGTCGGCGAGCGCAAGGACGGTTCCACATTCCCGATGGAACTTGCGGTGGGCGAAATGATTCTGGGGCCGGACCGCTTCTTTACAGGTTTCGTGCGCGACCTGACCGAACGGCAGGAAACCGATGCGCGCTTACAGGAATTGCAGGCGGAACTGGTTCACATCTCGCGCCTCTCTGCGATGGGAGAAATGGCCTCTACGCTGGCCCACGAGTTGAACCAGCCGCTCACCGCGATAGCAAATTACATGAAAGGATCGAGCCGCATCGTAGCGGAAATCCAATCGGATCGCGTACCGGTTCTGAAATCCGCCCTCGACAAATCCGCCGAGCAGGCGCTACGTGCAGGTCAGATCATCCGCAGGCTGCGCGACTTCGTCGAGCGCGGCGAGAGCGAACGCAGCATCGACAGCCTGTCCAAGATCATCGAAGAAGCAAGCGCGCTGGCGCTGGTAGGCGCGAAAGAGTCCGGCATCCATGTTCGCATGAGGCTAGACCCGGAAGGCGATCTCGCGCTGGTCGACCGCATCCAGATTCAGCAGGTACTCCTCAACCTGATCCGCAACGCGATCGACGCCATGAAACAAAGCCTGCGCAAGGAGCTTTCGATTCTCAAGCACGCTCCGGTCAACGGCATGGTTGTGGTCAGTGTTGCTGATACCGGACCGGGTATCGACCCCGAAATCCGCGACCAGTTGTTTCAGCCGTTCGTCACCACGAAATCGGACGGCATGGGTGTCGGGCTTTCCATTTCGCGTACCATCATCGACGCACATGGCGGAAAGCTATGGGTTGAGGAAAATCCCGACGGCGGCGCAACGTTCCGCTTTAGCCTGCCGGTAGCAAGGGAGCATAAGGGCGAAGAAAATGTCTGA
- a CDS encoding peptidylprolyl isomerase, with protein sequence MSCSVHIELPKPKPIRVNGKELSRAEISREAQNFPAEKPIEAWQGAARALVIRDLLLSEAKRLAIVAVPQTEDGRTETEDEASIRALLEQQVVTPNPDEAACLRYYVSNHARFRSAAIYEAAHILVTADRRDAPAYRAAREKIEQIASELRQFPEKFDMLAVTHSDCPSSAQNGNLGQITDGQTTPEFEKALVSLTPGSISDPVESRYGLHIIRLDRKIDGKQLPFDAVRERIADYLRDAVQRRASAQYIARLVSAAKIEGIDLAGAEAHRVS encoded by the coding sequence ATGTCCTGCTCTGTCCACATCGAACTGCCTAAGCCGAAACCAATCAGGGTAAACGGCAAGGAGCTTTCGCGTGCTGAAATTTCGCGCGAGGCGCAGAACTTCCCCGCCGAAAAGCCGATCGAGGCATGGCAAGGCGCGGCAAGGGCGCTCGTCATCCGTGATTTGCTGCTGTCGGAAGCAAAACGTCTTGCCATCGTTGCAGTACCCCAGACGGAAGACGGCCGCACGGAAACCGAAGATGAAGCATCGATCCGTGCTCTTCTGGAGCAGCAGGTAGTAACCCCGAACCCCGACGAAGCTGCGTGTCTGCGGTATTATGTAAGCAACCACGCGCGTTTCCGTTCGGCTGCAATTTATGAGGCCGCACACATTCTGGTTACAGCCGATAGGCGCGATGCGCCCGCGTATCGTGCAGCAAGAGAAAAAATCGAACAGATTGCCTCAGAGCTTCGCCAGTTTCCGGAGAAGTTTGATATGCTTGCTGTCACGCACTCGGATTGCCCGTCTTCGGCGCAAAACGGGAATCTCGGACAGATAACGGATGGCCAGACGACGCCGGAATTCGAGAAGGCGCTCGTTTCGCTCACGCCGGGGTCCATCAGCGATCCGGTTGAAAGCCGCTACGGCCTTCACATCATACGACTCGACCGCAAGATCGACGGCAAGCAGCTTCCCTTCGATGCGGTACGTGAGCGGATCGCGGACTATCTGCGCGACGCAGTACAACGCCGGGCATCGGCGCAGTATATCGCGCGTCTGGTTTCCGCTGCGAAGATCGAGGGTATCGACCTTGCGGGCGCGGAAGCGCACCGCGTGAGTTAG
- a CDS encoding helix-turn-helix domain-containing protein: MLVQVQSSAKPGIARLAPRIPASANCAVATEHSFQAALELMGTRLSFARNKEIYGQDEPAENVYKVLKGSVRSYKLLDDGRRQIGAFYLPGDIFGLESSIHHRFAAEAIADTMVIAIKRSVLTGLAQTDAVVARELWQMTARELDHVHDHVVLLGRSSAQERVASFLIEMASRSANRNEIELPMSRQDIADYLGLTIETVSRTFTSMERRALIELPTSRKVRLKSRAVLREMHS; the protein is encoded by the coding sequence ATGCTCGTCCAGGTTCAGTCCTCCGCCAAACCCGGCATCGCCCGTCTTGCGCCGCGAATTCCCGCAAGTGCGAACTGCGCAGTTGCAACCGAGCACAGCTTTCAGGCTGCCCTCGAACTCATGGGTACCCGGCTTTCCTTTGCCCGCAACAAGGAAATCTACGGACAGGATGAGCCTGCCGAAAATGTCTACAAGGTCCTGAAAGGCTCCGTTCGCTCCTACAAGCTTCTCGACGACGGGCGCCGCCAGATCGGTGCGTTCTATCTTCCCGGGGATATTTTCGGCCTCGAGTCGAGCATTCACCATCGCTTCGCCGCCGAAGCCATTGCCGATACTATGGTGATAGCCATCAAGCGTTCGGTCCTCACCGGCCTTGCGCAGACTGATGCGGTCGTTGCGCGCGAACTCTGGCAGATGACGGCTCGCGAACTCGATCACGTTCACGACCATGTAGTGCTACTTGGCCGCTCCAGCGCGCAGGAGCGGGTAGCGTCGTTCCTGATCGAAATGGCAAGCCGCTCTGCGAACCGCAACGAAATCGAACTGCCGATGTCGCGGCAAGACATCGCCGATTATCTGGGTCTCACCATTGAAACCGTCTCGCGCACCTTCACCAGCATGGAGCGCCGGGCGCTGATTGAACTGCCCACGTCTCGCAAGGTACGGCTGAAAAGCCGCGCCGTGCTCCGCGAAATGCATTCGTGA
- the hemN gene encoding oxygen-independent coproporphyrinogen III oxidase translates to MGEGTRLAEGEKVANRGAQPVPRYTSYPTAPNFTPSVDADQHGKWLGGLKDGTPLSIYMHVPFCVELCHYCGCNTTATRRSEPVERYVENLATEIAIVAKYSGSKRVRRIHWGGGTPSIVGADGLQRIHRALTQHFDTSDLAEHAIELDPRRNSLEISSSLGEIGINRCNFGVQDFSPDVQQAIGRVQPFEVVDTAVNLVRKAGVENIGVDMMYGLPKQGVHDVQFSATLAARLRPQRVAVFGYAHVPWFKKQQTLIDAGSLPGSEERYAQTMASHKAWVDLGYEAVGIDHYVLPDDELATAARNGTLHRNFQGYTDDDCPVLIGLGASAISRFPGGYAQNHPAVAAYAAEVRYGKLATVRGVSLSAEDLLRAEIIERLMCDFWVDIDRLVAKHRLPTIFSGELAKIDLLQVKGLTRRSGRCIEVTERGKPFTRIVASVFDSYFAENRTRHSVAV, encoded by the coding sequence TTGGGTGAGGGTACCCGTTTAGCCGAAGGCGAGAAGGTTGCGAACAGGGGTGCGCAGCCGGTACCGCGCTATACATCCTATCCGACGGCGCCTAACTTCACGCCTTCGGTGGATGCGGATCAGCATGGGAAGTGGCTGGGTGGATTAAAGGACGGAACGCCACTCTCTATCTATATGCATGTGCCGTTTTGCGTGGAGCTTTGCCACTATTGCGGTTGTAACACGACAGCGACGCGGCGAAGCGAACCGGTCGAACGCTATGTCGAAAATCTCGCAACCGAGATTGCGATTGTTGCGAAGTATTCCGGATCCAAGAGGGTCCGGAGAATTCATTGGGGCGGCGGTACACCTTCGATCGTCGGTGCCGATGGCTTACAACGGATTCACCGGGCACTGACGCAGCATTTCGACACGAGCGATCTTGCGGAGCATGCCATCGAGCTTGACCCGCGTCGGAACAGTCTCGAAATATCTTCCTCGTTGGGCGAAATCGGGATCAACCGCTGCAATTTCGGTGTGCAGGATTTTTCTCCCGACGTGCAGCAGGCAATAGGCCGCGTACAGCCGTTTGAAGTGGTCGACACGGCGGTCAATCTGGTTCGCAAGGCAGGTGTCGAGAACATCGGCGTCGATATGATGTACGGCCTGCCGAAACAGGGCGTGCATGATGTCCAGTTCAGTGCGACGCTGGCGGCGCGGCTGCGTCCGCAACGTGTTGCAGTGTTCGGCTACGCGCATGTGCCCTGGTTCAAGAAACAGCAAACGCTGATCGATGCAGGCTCTCTGCCTGGGAGCGAAGAACGCTACGCGCAGACGATGGCTTCGCACAAAGCATGGGTTGACCTCGGCTACGAGGCAGTGGGGATCGACCATTACGTTCTGCCCGATGACGAGCTTGCTACTGCCGCGCGAAATGGAACCCTGCACCGCAATTTTCAGGGTTACACCGATGATGACTGTCCGGTGCTGATCGGTCTCGGTGCGTCAGCGATCAGCCGATTTCCCGGAGGCTATGCGCAGAATCATCCGGCGGTTGCGGCTTACGCAGCGGAAGTTCGTTACGGGAAACTTGCAACGGTGCGTGGCGTTTCGCTCTCCGCGGAGGATTTGCTACGAGCGGAAATCATCGAACGGCTGATGTGCGATTTCTGGGTCGATATCGACCGGCTGGTGGCGAAGCATCGCCTGCCGACCATCTTCTCCGGTGAACTGGCGAAAATCGATTTGCTGCAAGTCAAGGGGCTGACGCGGCGTTCTGGCCGCTGCATTGAAGTAACGGAACGGGGCAAGCCGTTTACACGCATCGTGGCCAGCGTGTTCGACAGCTATTTCGCAGAAAATAGAACGCGCCACTCAGTTGCGGTGTAG
- the narI gene encoding respiratory nitrate reductase subunit gamma, giving the protein MRDAINYVLFGWYPYLCLTVFLVGSWLRFDREQYTWRSGSSQLLRRKQLSWGSNLFHVGILVIFMGHFVGLLTPIWIFDTLGVSHTFKQWMAIVVGGVAGVMCFIGLTLLVHRRLFDSRIRKTSSFSDIAILLLLYAQLILGLSTIFVSLDHLDGHEMVKFMTWAQGILTLQPGVSTQVINAHIIFKLHLLLGMTLFLVFPFTRLVHIWSAPIWYLGRRGYQVVRTRNKSLTGRDAAAPGYTVQAKRPY; this is encoded by the coding sequence ATGCGTGACGCCATCAATTATGTTTTGTTCGGCTGGTATCCCTATCTTTGCCTGACGGTATTTCTCGTCGGAAGCTGGCTGCGCTTCGACCGCGAGCAATACACATGGCGTAGCGGTTCGAGTCAGCTTCTGCGCCGCAAGCAGTTGAGCTGGGGTTCGAACCTGTTTCACGTCGGCATTCTCGTCATCTTCATGGGCCACTTCGTCGGCCTGCTGACGCCGATCTGGATTTTCGACACGCTCGGCGTTTCGCATACGTTCAAGCAATGGATGGCAATCGTCGTCGGTGGCGTCGCCGGTGTGATGTGCTTCATCGGATTGACCTTGCTGGTGCACCGGCGCCTGTTCGACTCGCGAATCCGGAAGACTTCGTCGTTCAGCGACATCGCGATCCTTCTGTTGCTCTATGCGCAGCTTATCCTTGGTCTCTCGACGATTTTCGTTTCGCTGGATCATCTCGACGGGCATGAAATGGTGAAGTTCATGACCTGGGCACAGGGCATCCTGACGCTCCAGCCCGGCGTGTCCACGCAAGTCATCAACGCGCACATCATCTTCAAGCTGCATCTCCTGCTCGGTATGACGCTGTTTCTGGTTTTTCCGTTCACGCGGCTTGTGCACATCTGGAGCGCGCCGATCTGGTATCTCGGCCGGCGCGGCTATCAGGTGGTACGCACGCGGAATAAATCACTGACTGGCCGCGACGCGGCAGCTCCTGGGTACACCGTGCAGGCGAAGCGCCCGTACTGA